One region of Edaphobacter bradus genomic DNA includes:
- a CDS encoding PstS family phosphate ABC transporter substrate-binding protein, with amino-acid sequence MRTETRNRSWGLCARCCALLALACVQPRQVSPQALTRAPEYKPKTQVQGTIRIWGHGALGHDFITSLMVALEDGFRKQQPRIVFDNELHGTASAMGALYTGTGDIALLGRDILPVEVEAFEDVFHHPPLGIDIMTGSLDIRNKEFALVVYANKKNPIQHLTTKQMERVFGGRDTVKTWGDLGLTDEWADAPVHVYGFEIHRGFGYLMQQRVFGGSAIWNPELKEFGDVKRPGGTLLDAGQRISDAVGEDPYGIGYSSLLYKNTAIKPLALEATSGHFILPTKESVEDHSYPLEQVITCYINRDPGKPIDAKLAEFFRYVLSRDGQEIVERAGGYLPLTAQLSAHELRKLE; translated from the coding sequence ATGCGAACTGAAACTCGCAACAGGAGCTGGGGGCTTTGCGCGAGATGTTGCGCGCTGCTGGCGCTTGCGTGTGTGCAGCCGCGACAAGTAAGTCCTCAAGCCCTGACCAGGGCGCCGGAGTACAAGCCGAAGACGCAGGTTCAGGGCACGATCCGAATCTGGGGGCATGGTGCGCTTGGGCATGACTTCATTACGTCACTGATGGTTGCACTTGAGGATGGATTTCGGAAACAGCAGCCGAGAATTGTCTTCGACAACGAATTGCATGGCACCGCCTCAGCGATGGGTGCACTCTATACGGGCACGGGGGACATCGCGTTGCTAGGGCGTGACATCTTGCCGGTGGAGGTCGAGGCCTTTGAAGATGTCTTTCACCATCCGCCCCTGGGTATTGACATCATGACCGGAAGCCTCGATATCCGAAACAAGGAGTTCGCCCTCGTTGTTTATGCAAACAAGAAGAATCCGATCCAACACTTGACGACGAAGCAGATGGAACGCGTGTTTGGCGGGCGCGATACGGTGAAGACATGGGGCGATCTCGGACTTACGGACGAGTGGGCGGATGCACCTGTACATGTATACGGCTTTGAGATTCATCGCGGCTTCGGGTACCTGATGCAGCAGCGGGTCTTCGGGGGGAGTGCGATCTGGAATCCGGAGTTGAAGGAGTTCGGTGACGTTAAGCGTCCCGGCGGAACGCTGCTAGATGCGGGACAGCGGATCTCGGATGCGGTCGGAGAAGATCCGTATGGTATCGGTTACTCGAGCCTGCTCTACAAGAACACCGCGATCAAGCCGCTGGCGCTCGAGGCTACAAGCGGACATTTCATACTGCCGACAAAGGAGTCGGTCGAAGATCACAGTTATCCGCTCGAGCAGGTGATCACCTGTTATATCAACCGTGACCCGGGAAAGCCTATCGATGCAAAGCTTGCGGAGTTCTTTCGGTACGTACTCAGCCGCGATGGTCAGGAGATTGTGGAGAGGGCGGGAGGCTACCTGCCACTGACCGCGCAGCTTTCAGCTCACGAGCTTCGCAAACTGGAATGA
- a CDS encoding PstS family phosphate ABC transporter substrate-binding protein produces MKKILALALVVMPFHVHAQNLETPATRPNPPLPYSATVDSSIPEYKPVKGLSGSLKGVESNTVTAVTDAWIAGFTKIYPNVKISVDIGGSGQGGPRLTAGTADFGFIAREMMGREETPFIDKFGYKPLAIAVSGGSLAVKAFTDCVVFIVNKDNPLEEITFPQLDAIYSATHNRGIKAPITTWGQLGLTGEWVDKPIHVWGVEIPNGYDTFVNMHVLANGQWREGIQSQHTVIPLSDKVATDKYAISYTGLAWDTNPNTKVLKLAVHPGDPFLEPTFESVASQKYPLSRVIYIFINREPGKPINPVLREFIRYTLSQQGQQVIVQDRIFTPLPAAMDARETEKLK; encoded by the coding sequence ATGAAAAAGATACTTGCCCTCGCTCTCGTAGTGATGCCTTTCCATGTTCACGCTCAGAACCTCGAGACGCCGGCAACTCGCCCGAATCCGCCTCTGCCCTATAGCGCCACAGTTGACTCGTCTATTCCTGAGTACAAGCCGGTAAAGGGACTCTCCGGATCTCTGAAGGGAGTGGAATCGAACACGGTTACGGCAGTTACGGATGCATGGATCGCTGGATTTACGAAGATATATCCCAACGTGAAGATCTCCGTTGATATCGGAGGGTCGGGCCAGGGGGGACCGCGTTTGACCGCCGGTACGGCTGACTTCGGCTTCATTGCGCGCGAGATGATGGGACGCGAAGAGACGCCATTTATCGACAAATTCGGATACAAGCCACTCGCTATCGCTGTCTCGGGTGGCAGCCTGGCTGTCAAAGCATTTACGGACTGTGTCGTCTTCATCGTGAACAAGGACAATCCACTGGAAGAGATTACCTTTCCGCAGTTGGATGCCATCTATTCAGCAACTCACAACCGCGGTATCAAGGCGCCCATTACTACCTGGGGGCAACTCGGATTGACCGGCGAGTGGGTGGACAAGCCCATTCATGTCTGGGGTGTAGAGATACCGAATGGCTACGATACGTTTGTGAACATGCATGTTCTGGCAAACGGCCAGTGGCGCGAAGGCATCCAGTCGCAACACACCGTCATCCCGCTTTCCGATAAGGTTGCTACCGACAAATATGCAATCAGCTACACGGGGCTCGCCTGGGATACCAACCCGAATACCAAGGTGCTAAAGCTCGCCGTGCATCCCGGCGACCCTTTCCTGGAGCCGACCTTCGAAAGCGTCGCCTCGCAGAAGTACCCCTTGAGCCGCGTAATCTACATCTTCATCAATCGAGAGCCGGGCAAGCCAATTAACCCTGTGCTGCGCGAATTCATCCGTTATACGTTGAGCCAACAGGGCCAGCAGGTCATCGTGCAGGACCGCATCTTCACACCGCTGCCCGCCGCGATGGATGCCCGTGAGACAGAGAAGCTGAAGTAG
- a CDS encoding uroporphyrinogen-III synthase — protein sequence MIAGEAEKDHLNDDLLVKKHLEQQGYVVTMGTEDDDASKAAGEDLILLSSTANPREIQGKYADSAIPVFTWNTVDYPDMKMTGPERHTDFETLDPVQDYARAFTMLYGYFPNVTNPIVSELAIPRSQMFGTTYLLPQAFGWAKPAPSANIVVNVEGEPTHAGVFTYEKGATMYSGFVAPSRRVGFYLQDATFRYLTDVHGEAETDSNLAQWWVGLKLFDASIRWALSPPVVPEPYNAAALKSRLAAAAKGKKLLFVRRLNTPEGEESDDHIAEHLKDLGFIVTEADQSQPDTMAIGQDVIVLSATNSKYKMSNKYRDAKIPILCLEGLMADTLKMANRHRYVDYGEHGEAKESEDPPEAYLEIVGSYHLMAAGLKPGYVKYIKEADVLKWAMPLPSATIIATLPNSFHERAIFGYEKGAAMADEYVAPARRTMLPVDNPAFDDLTEQGHALFDAVVLWTISEPAKQR from the coding sequence ATGATTGCTGGAGAGGCCGAGAAGGATCATCTCAACGATGACTTACTCGTTAAGAAACACCTTGAGCAGCAGGGGTATGTGGTCACGATGGGAACCGAGGATGACGATGCTTCGAAAGCCGCTGGAGAAGACCTTATTCTTCTCTCCTCCACTGCGAATCCGCGTGAGATCCAGGGCAAGTATGCCGATAGCGCGATCCCCGTGTTTACTTGGAATACTGTCGACTATCCCGATATGAAGATGACCGGTCCGGAGCGTCACACCGATTTCGAGACCCTTGATCCGGTGCAGGACTATGCGCGCGCCTTCACGATGTTGTACGGGTACTTCCCCAATGTCACCAACCCGATCGTAAGCGAGCTCGCTATCCCTCGCTCGCAGATGTTCGGCACAACATACTTGTTGCCACAGGCATTCGGCTGGGCTAAGCCGGCTCCGTCTGCCAACATAGTTGTCAACGTCGAAGGCGAGCCAACGCATGCGGGAGTTTTCACCTATGAGAAAGGTGCGACGATGTACAGCGGCTTCGTGGCACCGTCGCGCCGTGTCGGCTTCTATCTTCAAGATGCAACGTTTCGTTACCTGACTGACGTTCATGGAGAAGCCGAGACGGATTCCAACCTTGCACAGTGGTGGGTCGGCCTCAAACTCTTTGACGCGAGTATCCGGTGGGCCCTCAGCCCTCCCGTTGTTCCGGAGCCCTACAACGCGGCGGCACTCAAGAGCAGACTCGCTGCGGCCGCCAAAGGAAAGAAGCTGCTCTTCGTTCGTCGACTGAATACGCCCGAGGGCGAAGAGTCCGATGATCACATCGCCGAGCACCTTAAAGACCTCGGTTTCATTGTTACGGAGGCGGATCAAAGCCAGCCCGACACGATGGCCATTGGCCAGGACGTGATCGTTCTCTCCGCGACAAACTCCAAGTACAAGATGAGCAACAAATATCGCGACGCGAAGATTCCGATTCTTTGTCTCGAAGGCCTGATGGCCGACACGCTGAAGATGGCGAACCGTCATCGCTACGTCGATTATGGCGAGCACGGTGAAGCGAAGGAGAGCGAAGATCCGCCGGAGGCCTATCTTGAGATCGTTGGGTCATACCATCTGATGGCGGCGGGATTGAAGCCGGGTTATGTGAAGTACATCAAGGAGGCAGATGTTCTAAAGTGGGCGATGCCGCTGCCTTCCGCGACCATCATCGCGACACTCCCCAACTCCTTCCACGAACGCGCGATCTTTGGCTATGAGAAGGGGGCAGCAATGGCTGATGAGTATGTCGCACCTGCCCGGCGCACTATGCTCCCTGTGGATAACCCGGCCTTCGACGACCTCACCGAGCAAGGCCATGCCCTCTTCGATGCGGTCGTCCTGTGGACGATCAGCGAACCTGCAAAGCAGCGCTAG
- a CDS encoding alkaline phosphatase family protein, with amino-acid sequence MRWNRRQTARTLLSCATLLWIPVLACVAQEQYPKPLIHTPADHPAARVILISIDGMHALDLANWVSAHPRSALAELSARGVTYTNAHVPWGDPAAGSVALATGGTPLTTGIVSSDGYDRTLSPPGSHCQSRGAPILLNERIASSDGRSGKLDASKLPLDPQRGCAPVFPHDLLRVNNIFEVVEATGGRTAWAGESAALTDLYQGPSGNGLDEACGFERPESNVATSLANDEHRITILLNWIDGRNCTGSKDAPVPEIFGMSFTSIGAAQADVSMGYSDVTGTPSAGLEKSIAFTDGAISRIIGKLKERGLYDSTWIIVTSAYGQAPMDRRKRRIIADTRLTAVANSIRPGLAAHVSTGDIGMIWLNDSSMTGALVKAYGEQAAALGIQEIYSGTRIGLTLNLPDHDMRMPDIILQPELGVIWSTANDTALASHGGMQDEDTHVALLVSGSQLTGRTDKTWVPTSQIAPLLLRALGMEKFDLQALHREHTPALPGIF; translated from the coding sequence TTGCGATGGAATAGGAGACAGACTGCGCGAACCCTGCTTTCCTGCGCCACACTTCTCTGGATTCCGGTGCTCGCCTGCGTCGCACAGGAACAGTACCCAAAGCCTCTGATTCACACACCTGCAGATCACCCGGCGGCGCGGGTCATCCTCATCAGTATCGACGGGATGCACGCGCTTGACCTGGCAAATTGGGTTTCGGCCCATCCCCGCTCTGCACTCGCCGAGTTGAGTGCGCGCGGGGTGACCTATACCAATGCTCATGTTCCGTGGGGCGACCCAGCAGCAGGCTCCGTGGCGCTTGCCACTGGAGGCACTCCACTAACAACCGGCATCGTAAGCAGCGACGGATATGACCGCACGCTCTCTCCTCCTGGATCACATTGCCAGAGCAGGGGCGCGCCAATCCTGCTCAATGAGAGAATCGCGTCCTCCGACGGTCGATCCGGAAAGCTTGATGCCTCGAAGCTGCCGCTCGATCCTCAGCGCGGATGTGCGCCGGTCTTTCCGCATGATCTGCTGCGCGTGAACAACATCTTCGAGGTAGTCGAGGCAACTGGCGGCCGTACCGCATGGGCGGGTGAGAGCGCGGCGTTGACCGACCTCTATCAGGGACCTTCGGGCAACGGCCTTGATGAGGCTTGCGGGTTTGAGCGACCCGAATCAAACGTCGCAACCAGCCTCGCAAACGACGAGCACCGCATAACCATTCTCTTGAACTGGATCGACGGCAGAAATTGCACTGGTAGCAAAGACGCGCCGGTACCGGAGATCTTCGGCATGAGTTTCACATCCATCGGCGCAGCGCAGGCGGACGTGAGCATGGGGTATAGCGATGTAACTGGGACCCCGTCCGCTGGCCTCGAGAAGAGCATTGCTTTCACGGATGGAGCGATCAGCCGCATCATCGGCAAGCTAAAAGAGCGAGGCCTCTACGATTCAACGTGGATCATCGTGACCTCAGCCTATGGGCAGGCGCCTATGGACCGGCGGAAGCGCCGCATCATCGCAGATACACGGCTGACGGCTGTCGCGAACTCCATTCGGCCCGGCCTTGCTGCTCATGTGAGCACAGGAGATATCGGGATGATATGGCTCAATGACTCCTCAATGACCGGAGCCTTGGTCAAGGCTTATGGAGAACAGGCCGCCGCACTCGGCATTCAGGAGATCTACTCTGGCACGAGGATAGGACTCACTCTCAACCTGCCCGATCACGATATGCGAATGCCCGACATTATTCTGCAGCCTGAACTCGGTGTGATCTGGAGCACCGCGAACGATACGGCGCTGGCAAGTCACGGCGGAATGCAGGACGAAGATACTCACGTTGCCTTGCTAGTCTCGGGCTCGCAACTCACCGGACGAACCGATAAGACGTGGGTCCCCACCTCGCAGATCGCTCCCCTGCTCCTGCGCGCGCTTGGCATGGAGAAATTTGATTTGCAGGCGCTCCATCGCGAACATACGCCTGCACTGCCTGGCATCTTCTGA
- a CDS encoding PstS family phosphate ABC transporter substrate-binding protein, translating to MASAISAYGQHVDGLPSYHPAVTVSGVIRVWGHGNRSNHYLGALLRSLDAGFRKYQPSASLEDGMLGNASAIGGLYTGAADVALIDRRVMAIELDGYQQVFGYDPLEISVATGNLKVPNHSPALVIFVNKNNPLRQISLAQLDAIFGADHRRSDHNLREWGGLGLTGMWASRRITPYGFGIARAQSQTFERLVMKGSQKWNCDLHEFSDIRDEPKRTKRAGQAILDALAKDPGGIAFSTFEFRNSNVRAIPVSVEPNGRPVMPTEATLQSRAYPLTQTISVFVNRPPGKPLDPRVREFLSFVLSREGQRIIQEDGGYLPLTSDVVTQERRKIQ from the coding sequence ATGGCTTCAGCGATTTCGGCATACGGGCAACACGTTGACGGTCTGCCCAGCTACCACCCAGCGGTGACTGTCTCTGGGGTGATTCGAGTATGGGGTCATGGAAATCGCTCCAATCATTACCTGGGCGCACTGTTGCGCTCGCTCGACGCAGGCTTCCGCAAGTATCAACCGAGTGCGAGCCTAGAAGACGGCATGCTGGGCAACGCGTCTGCCATCGGCGGCCTGTACACGGGTGCCGCGGACGTTGCCCTGATCGACCGCCGCGTCATGGCCATTGAGCTTGACGGCTACCAGCAGGTGTTTGGCTATGATCCGCTTGAGATCTCCGTAGCGACCGGCAACCTGAAGGTGCCCAATCATTCGCCGGCGCTGGTGATCTTTGTGAACAAGAACAATCCCCTGAGGCAGATTTCGCTGGCGCAACTCGACGCCATCTTCGGCGCCGACCATCGCCGCAGCGATCACAATCTACGGGAGTGGGGCGGCCTCGGGCTGACCGGCATGTGGGCGAGCCGACGGATTACCCCGTACGGCTTCGGGATCGCACGGGCGCAGTCGCAAACGTTCGAGCGGCTAGTGATGAAGGGCAGCCAGAAGTGGAACTGCGATTTGCATGAGTTTTCCGATATACGAGACGAACCCAAGCGGACAAAGCGGGCGGGCCAGGCGATTCTGGATGCGCTTGCAAAGGATCCCGGCGGCATTGCGTTTTCGACGTTCGAGTTCCGTAACTCGAATGTGCGGGCAATCCCGGTCTCGGTCGAACCGAATGGCAGACCCGTGATGCCGACCGAAGCGACGCTACAATCGCGAGCTTACCCGCTGACACAGACGATCTCAGTCTTCGTCAACCGTCCGCCTGGTAAGCCGTTGGATCCGCGGGTTCGGGAGTTCCTAAGCTTTGTACTGAGCCGCGAAGGTCAGCGGATTATCCAGGAGGATGGCGGCTATCTGCCGTTGACCTCAGATGTTGTTACCCAGGAACGAAGGAAGATTCAATGA
- a CDS encoding PstS family phosphate ABC transporter substrate-binding protein: protein MYRKVIGLLFFALAVHAYAQIQDPALLPAYKPEVTVTGAIKVNGSELKGQVVAWETGFKKFHPDVVFVNNFSHSSEGAIAGLYLAGADLAPAGDDAKITDVMPFYEVYRYQPLEISVATGGYEKRGTLWAIQILVNKDNPLTKLTMKQVADIFGSERTGGWDGIFYTAKYARGPEENIRTWGQLGLTGEFANKPIQTYGYSAPGFVVSFERRLFHWSGKWNENYKEFVEEKEIVPGPEGEKVASERMFEELSKDKYGIAWGPILHSKNYPNLKQIDLAETEAGPYVPLTEANVQNRSYPFIRDAYFYLNREPGKPIDSRAKEFMRYVLSREGQQDILPLGMYYPLPGNVVERELKKLE, encoded by the coding sequence ATGTACAGAAAAGTTATCGGCCTGCTCTTCTTCGCCCTTGCGGTTCATGCCTACGCACAAATTCAGGACCCTGCTTTGCTGCCTGCCTATAAACCTGAGGTCACCGTCACCGGTGCGATCAAGGTGAACGGCAGCGAACTCAAAGGCCAGGTTGTCGCGTGGGAGACGGGATTTAAAAAGTTCCATCCTGACGTCGTGTTCGTCAACAACTTTTCGCACAGCAGCGAAGGCGCCATCGCCGGGCTCTATCTTGCCGGCGCCGATCTGGCCCCGGCAGGCGATGACGCCAAGATCACCGACGTTATGCCCTTCTACGAGGTGTACCGCTACCAGCCGCTGGAGATCTCGGTCGCTACGGGCGGGTATGAGAAGCGCGGCACGTTGTGGGCGATCCAGATTTTGGTGAACAAGGACAACCCGCTGACGAAACTAACCATGAAGCAGGTTGCCGATATCTTCGGCTCGGAGCGGACGGGTGGATGGGACGGCATCTTCTACACGGCGAAGTATGCGCGTGGGCCTGAAGAAAACATCCGCACGTGGGGCCAGCTTGGACTCACGGGTGAGTTTGCCAACAAGCCGATTCAAACCTACGGTTACTCGGCGCCAGGCTTCGTGGTGAGCTTTGAGAGAAGGTTGTTTCACTGGTCAGGAAAATGGAATGAGAACTACAAAGAGTTTGTGGAAGAGAAGGAGATCGTTCCGGGCCCGGAGGGCGAAAAGGTCGCCAGCGAACGCATGTTTGAGGAGCTCTCGAAGGACAAGTACGGCATTGCGTGGGGACCAATCCTGCACTCGAAGAACTACCCGAATCTGAAGCAGATCGACCTGGCGGAGACAGAGGCGGGCCCGTATGTTCCGCTGACCGAGGCCAATGTGCAGAACCGCAGCTATCCCTTCATTCGCGATGCGTACTTTTACCTGAACCGCGAGCCGGGTAAGCCGATCGACTCCCGCGCGAAGGAGTTCATGCGCTACGTCTTGAGCCGCGAAGGCCAGCAGGACATCCTCCCGCTGGGGATGTACTATCCGCTGCCCGGAAACGTAGTCGAGCGCGAATTGAAGAAGCTGGAATAA
- a CDS encoding YncE family protein produces MDSDSRRLFIAGDDGITVLNADTGDKLGNIQLKNAQDVLLIPVMNGDEQGASTKGFATGDGSIIAFSLADMKITATEKLPTRGASSLCYDDDAKTVEAVSAGGSLATVDAESGKVVKSDRIATGAGQIVCGTLGHVYVADTSGNVIHVLNHGTGKNDGDYPIMSGSKPSGLALDTKGRRLFVACEDGVIEIIDTDSGFTFIELKGGAGPARETFAWTPQGKGQWKAASFVAHQDGTLTGVRMNAYINYTVGGQYKLEPGLGSIAFDAKTRHLFITAMHSGAPVVVVAGY; encoded by the coding sequence GTGGATAGCGATAGTCGCCGCCTATTTATTGCGGGCGATGACGGCATCACTGTCCTCAACGCAGACACAGGGGACAAGCTTGGGAATATCCAGCTGAAAAATGCGCAGGATGTACTGCTTATTCCTGTCATGAATGGCGACGAGCAGGGTGCATCCACGAAGGGGTTCGCGACTGGAGATGGAAGTATCATCGCATTCTCGCTTGCGGATATGAAGATTACCGCTACCGAGAAACTGCCCACTAGGGGGGCCTCCTCCCTTTGCTACGACGATGATGCGAAGACAGTGGAAGCTGTCAGTGCGGGAGGCTCGTTGGCGACCGTCGACGCGGAGTCCGGCAAGGTCGTCAAGTCGGATCGTATCGCCACCGGTGCCGGCCAGATCGTGTGTGGGACGCTCGGTCACGTCTATGTTGCCGATACGTCCGGGAACGTCATTCACGTTCTCAATCACGGAACCGGGAAAAATGATGGCGACTATCCCATCATGAGTGGCAGTAAGCCGTCGGGTCTGGCGCTTGATACCAAGGGACGCCGCCTCTTCGTTGCCTGCGAGGACGGGGTGATCGAGATCATCGACACGGACTCCGGCTTTACATTCATTGAACTCAAGGGTGGTGCAGGACCTGCCCGCGAGACCTTCGCCTGGACGCCGCAGGGGAAGGGGCAATGGAAGGCTGCGTCGTTCGTGGCGCACCAGGACGGTACTCTTACTGGAGTCCGCATGAATGCCTATATCAATTACACCGTCGGGGGCCAGTACAAGCTGGAACCCGGTTTGGGTAGCATCGCATTCGACGCAAAGACACGTCATCTATTCATCACTGCGATGCACTCAGGCGCTCCGGTCGTGGTTGTTGCGGGCTACTAA
- a CDS encoding PstS family phosphate ABC transporter substrate-binding protein, whose product MQKQGIVTIRLYGYGGMDSLVDRWERGFMREHGEVRFTNTFHGAATAMAGLYTGVADISVMGRELWPNETMAYRWVFQYLPFGVEVVTSALTSPDQTYTPVVIANATNPIASLTLRQLAGIYGSEHRRGGGNLRVWGDLGLTGEWANRPIHVYGYGPDDPEGVNFRKAVFRGDFKPNVEGRYLSDRDGKGIAAARIAAAVAADPLAIGLTGAGFAREGLKLLPVAKSDDAAAVAPTSQTVADRSYPLTRTLSFYVRREPGKPIDPALAAFLRYILSPVGQEMVREDGRFAALTPAVAAVQVQSLQREMPTEEQEIATDAN is encoded by the coding sequence ATGCAGAAGCAAGGCATCGTGACCATTCGCCTCTACGGCTACGGTGGAATGGACAGCCTGGTAGACCGATGGGAGCGAGGCTTCATGCGCGAGCATGGTGAGGTACGTTTTACGAACACCTTCCACGGGGCTGCGACGGCGATGGCAGGTCTCTACACTGGCGTCGCAGACATCTCTGTAATGGGGCGTGAACTTTGGCCGAACGAGACGATGGCCTATCGATGGGTGTTTCAGTATCTTCCATTCGGCGTCGAGGTTGTCACCAGCGCACTGACGAGCCCGGACCAGACCTACACGCCGGTAGTGATTGCCAACGCGACGAATCCGATTGCTTCTCTAACGCTGCGGCAGTTGGCGGGGATTTATGGAAGCGAGCATCGCCGGGGAGGAGGAAACCTAAGGGTATGGGGAGATCTCGGGCTGACGGGTGAGTGGGCGAATAGGCCGATCCATGTGTATGGCTATGGACCGGACGATCCCGAAGGAGTCAATTTCCGCAAGGCCGTTTTTCGCGGCGACTTCAAGCCAAATGTGGAGGGACGCTATCTCTCGGACCGCGATGGGAAGGGCATTGCGGCTGCGCGGATTGCGGCGGCGGTTGCGGCCGATCCGTTGGCGATCGGACTTACCGGCGCAGGCTTTGCCAGAGAAGGGCTGAAGCTGTTGCCGGTGGCGAAGAGCGATGATGCCGCCGCGGTTGCACCCACCAGCCAGACGGTCGCGGATCGCAGCTACCCGTTGACGCGAACGCTGTCGTTCTATGTTCGCCGAGAACCCGGCAAGCCGATCGATCCGGCGCTCGCTGCGTTTTTGCGCTACATCCTGAGCCCGGTGGGCCAGGAGATGGTGCGCGAGGATGGACGGTTCGCTGCATTGACTCCAGCAGTGGCGGCGGTTCAAGTGCAGAGTCTCCAACGGGAGATGCCGACGGAGGAGCAGGAGATTGCGACGGATGCGAACTGA
- a CDS encoding PepSY-associated TM helix domain-containing protein — protein sequence MKLRTILFWTHLLTGCVFGLFIAFMASTGMLLAYQRQAFTFAERNVSISEVKPGARRLPIEELVRRATILEGTPPPSALILRDVNEPVCFQTGRFTVLYLDPYTGASLGHGAIRVRRFFATVEGLHRWFGISGGLRSRGRSLKAAANLGLLVMLLTGFCLWWPTAFRVRYLRPIVCLRRGLKGRARNWNWHNTFGIWTLPLLLVIVLTGTILSYGWANDLLFRTTGNAIPAEDHVFRPAGALHVLSSSPRWEPLLGRAESQLATWQRINLIVPDDANAPVLFTIDSGNGGKPQSQGELVLNARTGEVLSWVPFRAKNLGQRLRELARWTHTGESVGIIGQTAAFLAAAGALVLVWTGLALALHRLRAWQARNARVTARNQAAPYFIPVCEARELKAARSVAGSLPPSPQSPDHRG from the coding sequence ATGAAACTAAGAACCATCCTGTTCTGGACTCATCTGCTGACCGGCTGTGTCTTCGGCCTCTTCATCGCGTTCATGGCATCGACAGGCATGCTACTCGCATATCAACGGCAAGCATTCACATTCGCTGAACGAAATGTCTCTATCTCCGAAGTGAAGCCGGGCGCGCGCCGACTGCCGATTGAAGAACTCGTCCGGCGAGCCACGATCCTAGAAGGGACTCCTCCGCCCTCGGCGCTCATACTGCGAGATGTCAATGAACCCGTGTGCTTCCAGACCGGCCGCTTCACCGTGCTCTACCTGGACCCATACACCGGCGCATCACTTGGACACGGCGCGATCCGCGTGCGTCGTTTCTTTGCGACCGTCGAAGGACTTCATCGCTGGTTTGGAATCTCCGGCGGCCTGCGGTCACGCGGACGCTCCCTCAAGGCCGCTGCGAACCTGGGTTTGCTGGTTATGTTGCTGACCGGCTTCTGCCTTTGGTGGCCGACCGCGTTCAGGGTTCGCTATCTGCGCCCGATCGTGTGCCTTCGGCGAGGCTTGAAGGGTAGAGCGCGTAACTGGAACTGGCACAATACCTTTGGAATCTGGACCTTGCCGTTGCTGCTAGTCATCGTGCTCACGGGTACGATTCTCTCGTATGGCTGGGCGAATGATCTCTTATTTCGCACGACCGGAAACGCGATACCTGCTGAAGACCACGTCTTTCGCCCCGCTGGCGCGTTACACGTCCTCAGTTCGTCGCCGCGCTGGGAACCGCTACTAGGTCGCGCCGAGTCGCAACTGGCCACGTGGCAGAGAATCAACCTGATCGTGCCAGACGACGCGAATGCGCCGGTGCTCTTCACCATCGACAGCGGCAACGGAGGGAAGCCACAATCTCAAGGGGAACTGGTATTGAATGCGAGGACGGGTGAGGTGTTGAGCTGGGTTCCCTTCCGCGCGAAGAATCTCGGCCAACGGTTGCGCGAACTCGCGCGCTGGACGCACACGGGCGAGTCCGTGGGAATCATCGGTCAGACGGCCGCGTTTCTGGCCGCCGCGGGTGCGCTGGTGCTCGTTTGGACCGGCCTCGCTCTCGCGCTGCATCGGCTTCGTGCCTGGCAGGCACGGAACGCACGCGTAACCGCTCGGAACCAAGCCGCTCCCTATTTCATTCCAGTTTGCGAAGCTCGTGAGCTGAAAGCTGCGCGGTCAGTGGCAGGTAGCCTCCCGCCCTCTCCACAATCTCCTGACCATCGCGGCTGA